In the Primulina tabacum isolate GXHZ01 chromosome 15, ASM2559414v2, whole genome shotgun sequence genome, CTTTAATGTGAATAATATTATCGCCAGCTCCAGATCATGAACATGATAATTCTTTTTGTGAACTtttaactgtctggaggcatgaGTAATCACATGCCCATTCTGATTCAAGACACAAACCAATCCTTACAACGAGGCATCAATGTAGAAAACATATCCTCCTTATCTTGATGGCAATGGAAACACTGGAAATGTCATCAGATGTTGACGTAGTTATTTGAAACTTGCTTCACATTATGTGGTCCAATCAAACTGTGCACTCTTTGCATCAGCTGCGTAAGCGATCTAACAATTTGTGAGAATCCTAAGATGAATCTCAGATAATAACATGCTAGGCCAAGAAAAATATGCATCTCCTGAACGTTCTTGGATGCAACCAAATAAACATGGTTTCAACATTATTCGGATTCACTGATATTTCATCCTTGGAAATGACGTGTCCCAAAACACTAATCTGTCAATCTTGAATTCACATTTGCTTAATTTGGCATATAATTGGTTATTTATCTAGTTCTGCAAAACAATCAGCATATGTTGAGCATGTTAATCTGGACTATAATAATACACTATGATTTTGTCATTGAAGACTATGACAAACTTCTTGTCGAAGTCTTTGAACAATCTATTAATCAAATCCATGAATATTTCTAGTGTGTTTGTCAACATGAAAGACACCACTAAGAACTTATAATGATCATACATTGTTCGCAAATATTGTCTAAATAATATCCTCTTGTCGCATTTGCAGTTGGTGATAGCCATATTGCTGGTCAGTCTTCAAATAGAACGAACTACCTTGCCACTTATCAAGCAAATTATTGATGCGAGGCAAAGTATACTCATTCTTGACAGTCATGCGGTTCAACTGTCTGTAGTCAATATAGAGCCTCATATAATCATCTTTATTCAAGAATAACACAGGATCCAACTATCCAGGTGTTTATGCGGTAATAGCTCTTCTTTTAAACCTTTACGAACTTTCTTCGGTCtcttaatcaagtctacagtcAAAAAATTTGTTCCTCATATAGATCGCACTAGATATCTAAACTAAATTTGTGTCGAGAGTTGATCGctagaatttcaaaaattctgGCAATGATGCTTATAGAGGAACCTGGTCATGTGAGAGGAGAGAGGGAGAGTATTTTGGTGAACAAAAACTTGCGcgtaaaattatgttatttcatATAATgcttaatgaaatatttataaattttaattattgatctaATCAGGACTTTTCTTGAATCAAGATACTGTATTTCTATTATGCAAAAACTCTCATATAGGTATTTTTCAATCTTGAAAATATCATACATCATTaaattattatcaaattttgttaatacaatatatatactcacatatataattatacacacatatatatacatattatatatttatttacgcTTTGAATTAAATTGCTTTTATTTAAACTTATGTCACCCTCAATGGTCAAGGGATATATCTAGATGTGGGTTCACAACTACATGTGGTTAAGAACAACATATGTCCTATACGAGCTTATCCTATTtaacctcattcttttcatcaaccctTTGATCaaaaacgtcagaactcaagtttgattgcacacatcggatcatggtaagagcgtctagttgCATCGTCTCATGATCCCTTATGCATCACTGATAGTTCCTGTaagaaccttaagttatggttagcgtatGGTACAAACCCTTAAACTCGTATATTCCGATCGAATATTCAACCATTAGTATATTGAGATATGcaaattcgataacgatgcgatGTATTTTTGAGTAATAATTGTGACATGGTATGTTCAACCGAGGAAACTTCTTTCCAAAATGCACATATCATACTTTGGCCAGATATTCCTTGTATTGTTAGCTTATCAGATCACATAGAATATATTCACTCATATGTGAGCGGTGAATCTCCGAatacaatgcattgactcctatatATTTTGAAACTACACCAAATCTCGCCAGATGATGACTCTCAATAGAGTcgataaacggatcaaagtcATGCTAGTATGAAGAGTCTCCACGTTGTCTCAGGTTAaatgactaatgatgtacaaccataacatcagactatttcactcgataagtgacaACTACTTGGAAAGACCCAGGGAAAGTTATTCGgtgcatcatcaaatgatcactcatTTTATTAATGGACATCTTTAtgtccttaccaatgaaacacgaCGTTTACATATCAGATACTAGTATCAAattcgagcgacctttatctttATTGTTGGATTGAGAAACACAagaaatcttgattttgatgataaaaatTGTTATTGTGTTGCTAATATATTTACTCGAGTGTGAAGTTGCTAACTCAAGTTGGAAGCTAAAACTCGATTTTAACCAAACTGAAATCTGGTGAGCTTCAattttttgatgatatctcataGTTCGTTGATCTGAATGACCTGTCGCCAAAACTACTGGACAGAAATCGCAACTTGGTACAAGTAGCATCGCACATCTATTGAGTTAAATCAGATGTTATCTAGGAAAATGATGTTTCAAGACCAAACTGATTGTAAGAAAACAACAATTAGTTGAGTATGAGCAGTTTAGGTTTTTTAGTCATCCTGATCAGCTCGTTTATCGATATGAAACAATTCAGTATGCCTTACGAAGCTAAGACTGTTGagctacaaatcatattcactagtcaaagtctgaatcggaAGTGTAAGATATTGATAAATTACGATAAAAATATAAGTTCTGTGCAGACCGAAATCATCCTTTTCAGACCTCATCAGTTGGGTTTAATTGAGCTGGTTCAGTTGAGAAGGTTAAGTTGAGTAGACGAACAAAACTGAACAAAAGTATCAAAATCACTTGGGCTCGGGAAAAGTGGCCAACAATGCGGAAATGGTCGTTTCAATAttagaaacagtacagaaacatttcaaacggtcatattcgtGTATCTAATGTATTTATCATTGTTAGGGTATATAAatacatcttgaagatcatatACATGATTGCAatgggattcaaagcatgggcaacCTACATGAAGATATTAGCTAGAATGAGAGCAAGCCCAAATGTGTGATGATGCATTTGAGAGATGAATACACTATAAATGATTaaatcctcacacacaatcactcacacatatacatgaGAGTTGAGTTTCAAGGTTTAGTTGAATGAGTTttcacacaaagacattaaagattgtgtttATAGTTTTGAcataagagacgttaaacattaCGCGGATTGTGATATTGTGATCTATAATCAAGAGTGTGCTATGAGTTTCAATTAGGTGAGAGATGAGTTCTAAGTtgaaatgagtttgtacaaagagttgtataaatcaaagtcttctaatggatccttcccaagagaagaaggggtgatgtaaGAGTTGTTAATCTTCGAACATCGATAAACAAATTTGtctctatttatttattgcatttacttatcatttctattatttttaagatgcattgttgaagcattttatgtgtatttcaaatatcaaaatattgcataccaagtgtttgataaaatgttttaaccaaaatgttttttattcattcaacttgcatatcttttaaatactttacaaaatatttaattgatttttacaaatgattattttaagtgTCTTCCTCTTAGATTAAAAACCAAACTTGATCTAATTTATTGTTGTTTAATATCTCAAGAAccaagctattgtagctcaacgattatccTCCAATCAATCCTATCACTTATTTTAGGCGGATGAACAGACTAAAAACCAGTTTAGAATATTTTGTATACTTTCTATTGAGTTTCATTGATTTCACGTTGAGAGACAGACCTTAtgatacctattgtatatttaGTTACTTTATTTATACAGCTTGTATGGATATACAAATAAAGTAAATTGTCATAATTAGATaaaaacgtaaaatatcattaaaataaatattgtttttaaataaGAGTTAAATAAGTCCAAACAACAAGTTAGATAGTTGGAaacctactctaacactaaTTTTATCTAAATTCGAGCCTTAAAAATTGTTGATCTTCAACTCAGTTTATCTACACCCTTCATCCACATTATGGACATGATAATTAAACATTGTTAAAAGCTAATCATTTGACGTAAAAAGAAAATACAAGAAAACGGAGGCCTAATTTGATCCATCGTTGGTCCAAGTTCATTTACTATCATTATTCTAATAGTAAGGGAAATGGATTGAAGAAtaatttagaaataaatataatcTTTAAGGCTATTTTATTTATTCCAAATAAAGCTTATAATCTTAAAAATAAGTTACATGACCTTACTTCTTTTaaggatttttaaatttattttgagacattataatatttcaaaaatatttttttaagaaacatTATTAAGTATCTTatcaatttttaaatattttacaagAAGTGTtatatgtattatataaaggGAGAAAAAGACTCCACTTTTGAGACCAAACGCACAAAACACAATCAATTTCATGCGGATGAGTTTTGAACTTTTTTCCTGAGGAGAACTAGCATGAGGAATAATTACGCTGGTCATTCTTGACAtgcattaatattttaatataaaaatagtgtaaaatataataattattcgTATTCGAGTCATTTTTTTCATATCAAAATTTGTGTTTAAATTTTAGTttccaataaaaaaaaataagggtAGTTTGACATGAAAATAGCgaattatttattataacaatatttttatttttttgatagataaacttaaaatatattaataaaaaaaatataagtaCATCATACAACAtgttgtattttgtgaaacagatctcttatttgggtcatccatgaaaaaatattattctttatgctacgagtattactttttattgtgaatatcggtagggttgacccatctcacatataaagattcgtgaaatcttctcacaagaaacctactcaatAACAAGTCATAACATATCAAGAGCAGTAGCGCACAGCCATATAAGTTATATAATCTAGTACATTCTCTATAAGGCTAATAGGAATATACAAGTATAGACAACGAAAAACATAAACTTCGATGTTGAAAAATAAAGCATCAATTGAGGGGACTTCACCATCAAATATCATAGCATTTTATGCTGTTTGGAAGGCAAGCAAATGAGCTTTATTAATAGGAGAAGGCCTACTGTGTAGGCATGCTTGAACCACTCTAAAGTAACACGAATGGTAGACATGGAAAAATGGATGTGAAGTAAATCCTtaatcatgatccaaaaatctGTCTAAAAATACACTCCAAGAAGAGATGATCAATAGTCTTCAAGTGGCCAAAGCATAGAATACAATTCTTGTCAACAAGGAAAGGGAGTCGCTCTAGTGAGAAGCTTCTCTTTCACAGAAAGCCACAGAATGAAGGCATTCTATGGCAAGATAAATGGCTTCCAGACAACAGTCGTACAAGGGTTACAGAACAAAGGAAGCGTAGGAACTGTGGTGCACAGAAAAGAATAGGCTTGATTGGAGCCCGGGAAGGGGTACCACTTAGAAAGGAGGCTAACAGTGGCATGGATAGAACCAATATGCAACACAAATTCATCACGAATAGCAAGAAACTTCTTGCTCAAGGGGGAATCTAAAGTATGAGGCTCTCAATGCCAAACAGAAACATGAGACAAGTAATCATGATGTATCCACTTTACCCAAAGAGAGTCGGCCTTTGAATGGATGACCCGGGGAATCTTGTCTAGCAATGCGTTATTCCAAATTCGAAGATCATGAAGGCCCACACCACCAAGTTCCTTAGGGCGACAAAGGGAACTCCGAGCAATAGGAGAGGATGCTTAGAGTTCCAAACAAATCCACGACATAGAGTACAAACTATCAATAATCCAAAAGGAAGAGGCAAAATCGAAGGCCAATAAGCATCTTTTATTACATAGATAGATAGTGTCGGTAAACAAGGGAAACTGGTCAGCAGACAACTAATATAGCACCTGCCAAACATTTGTGAGTTGATGATTCCTGCTCTCCATTGGGTTACTTCATACCACACCTAGAGATCTACTAGCCCTTCATGTCCTAAAACTCGAAATAACCTCAAAGATATACAATCATCAGTACTTTTACTCAATATCTTGTGCATCTCCTGGTAACAAATTGTGCAACAGAGCCAAGAATGTGCGTGGGAACTTATGTCCATGAATTTCAatccaaagaaattaaacaagtCGAAAAGCAAGCTAAAGTGATCCCTTGAAACGAGCCGGAGATTCCAAAATGAATTTAAGACACAGACAAGAATGCTGAAATGGTAAGATTTTTATTATTGCAACACTAAATTAGTCAGTCACCTTTTACAACTGCAATTTTTGATTTACAATCACAACAGTTGAAAAGAACAAAAGCAACCAGGAAACTAAAGGGCGAAATTTTTCTGCAAATGTGTAAATTCACATGGGATTTCCATGCTTTACAAGTACTACAAGTCTACAAGTGATACAGGAGTGTTTCCTTCATTATTTTTTGGACTCATCCTCAGAATCAAGACCGTATAAAACTCCTCCATACCTCTCTGTAGAGCCATTGAAGAAGTTGTCTTTCAACTTCTTGAAGGCACGTGAGGTGAGTAGACTATCCGAACCCGCCTGATGACAAATCCCAAACCTCTCTATTTCTAGGAGTTCGGCTAACTTATTCAATCCACCGTGAAGGCTGTTACAGAATTTCATCAAATGTTTGATGTCGTACACCACTGGGAAGTATATATTAAGTAACTCAAAGAATCCAGCTTGAGTTTCGGGTAAACTTCGACAAGTCAACAGCTTAAGCAAGTATCCAAAGTCGTAGCCGCTATGGAACGTCACCCAGTGGACATTATCATtcaaaacaatcccagaagaCATCAAGAGCTCGGAAAATCGGTTCACATCAACACCCATTTCATTATTTTTCTTGAAGTCAATCCCAGATTGCCTCAACAATTCAATTGAATCATTTGCAAATACATCCTCACTCACCTTAAATTCACAGAAATTAAACTGCCAAATGCAGCTTGTACCCGTCCCACAAGTAGGTAAATTCCCATCTTTATCCGAAAATGTGAGACCCAACTGGATTAGCTTCAACATGTCAACATTATCCTTCAAGGTCTGATAATTATACTCATTGATACGCTTAAAGTTGCCAACAGGGCGAAGAACAACTCCAGGGAACTCCGTGTCCATAGCAATATAGGGATAATCATCAACTATATCACGAATCAGAGTAAACTCTGACTCAAGATTGTCATTCCATACCTCTCTGATTTGAATAGAATCGGTCTTCGGCAACTCCGATGTTTCATCCATTTCTTATTGATTTTTATACTATTGGGCAGGAAAGATGTAGTCTTCAGCAACTAAACAACTACAATTATAGTAGCCTTGAATTCAATCTGCCAACTCTGCAAATATCACATGACAACAAAGCAAGCCCGGAAATTAACTCAACGCAAAAAAAGATCAGCTACTAAACAGAAAATGGTCAATAATTGATCAAGggttaaatcaaataaaaacatACATGAAAAAAATTCTTGTGCCACTTCATTTACACTCTAAAATTCTGAACTCTAAAAACTGAAAACACCGCAACTCCTCACAAAAGCGATAACTCCAATTGTATAAATGTGTCACTCTTAATGTATAAATGAGTTGTAATCACCTCCATGGGAAAAAAGCTCACTATTGTTAGAGCACACATGATTGACTGGGTAAAACATTGATCAAATTGTATTAGTTATCACTTACGAAATTCTGAATCCTGAATCCCTGATCGTTGATCAAATTGTATCAATTATCACTTGAGAAATTCTGAATCCTGAATCCCTAATCACATTGCACTTAACACAATAATTATCAGACACCGGTCTACACATTCAAAATTCATGACATTAATCCCAAACCTTAGATAAATTTAATTATGTCCAGTTCACAGATAATATGAATGAATTTTACAATTTAAATTCAAACCCAAAACTAAAAATCAGAACCCATCTGTGAATACTTGGAAATCATCTCCTAGCTCTCAAACGGGGCCAATCATATCCAAAGAACAGTCAACCCAGCAGCCGAGGCTTTAACAAGGTAAAATTTCAAAGATACGCGCTAACCTAAACAAATAAAAACCCCGATCTTAAAACCCAAACATACCAAACACCCAAAACGCATAAACATAAAGCTTGAAATGGTCAAGGGTAGAGATCCGGGTACCAGGATCTAGCTTCCGTCGAGATCCAACACAGTAGATTTTAAggcaatgtttaaaaatatacagAACCGAAATAAAGGgaaaatatattcaaatttgCATCTAATATTGTTAGTAACGAGAGATACAATAATCGAGTAACGAAGACGAAGACGAATTACAAACCTGCAGCGAAGATTGAATTTAGTCACCGAGGAGGAGGAGATTAGGGTTCTTCTTGTTCACATCAATGGAACCTTATACTGAGTCATGCAGTGGTCATAGATTTCTaatgatcttaaatataatttcaatataCGATATTTTAAACTAGCATGCGAGatcgtctcacggatcttaatctgTGAAACGGACCAATCCtactcatattcacaataaaaaataacactcttagcataaaaagtaatactttttcatagatgacccaaataagagatccgtctcacaaatacaacttgaccgtctcacacaagtttttgtcgataactatatatttttaaaatattttataatttctttGACATAGAtaattatttgtatttaataattcaataattattataattatatcatattatcgaataataaataaaagagTCTCATCGACAGAACTATTTGAGGTTAGACTAGGGTTAAGTCCACGTAGGAAATATATATTAActcatatatattaatattatttattttaaattatttgggCCTAATATtacttataaaattttattttttggcaTAAAATTTACTATCctaattttctaattttttgtatttggaccaaatttttatgaatttaagcTTGCTAATTTTTTGGAATGGATAAATATATGTAATTATGTTGAAAACTATGATATATAGGTAAAATACCATATTATAAATTAGATTTTGAATGTTGTATTCTATTATAAATCATAAAAGAGATAATTAATTGCTCTAATAATGACTACATATTATCCAAAAAAATTAGTTTCTGATGATATGAACCAGGTGATATTTACATTGATTAAATGAACAAATATCTATgtaattaacattttaattacaATTTTCAACACATTGGTCTTCACTATTTGAAtaataaatgaatttttatatatataatatagttAGATATgagcataaattaaatcaaaaaaattataccCCTATGATATCATATAAACTGTAACACCCTTCTTTTATGCTTGACGTGATTAAGAATAATTATGCTCATAATTAAAATAGAGTTTGACATATACATCTATCATATAATAATCCGACCTATGGATACAAATTGGAtggtttataaaattttaatatgacGTTCCTATATTTCGGACGATCCAATAACCCAAGTAATAGTTAATTCGTATAACGTATATTCCACGACTTgcttatataaacataaacacgTCTACCTCAACATAATCACAAGACAGATATTTCGTCCACAGTTTTTCTCAATCCTTTCTATATACAAACACACATTTAACGTTATACATATAAACATAGACAGCGTAAAACTTATTTCAAACCCTAACGTAAAATCAACTATAATACGCATATGCCGAAGCCATGATAATAGCATGTCCAGATTCTTGTCGAAGTAGAACACTTCACAAGTATCCATTGGTGAACCGGCAATCCTACTcatcttcattacctgatcttgtaatacatgagctacgtgagtttataaaactcaataagttggagGTTTCTTTCGTACTTGAGCCCCATTTGTTGACCTTTACTACTGTGAttactttattatatagctactactgtgatGACTGTCAGAGTGCCCTGTGACAATCCCACGatccatgaacatatattggccaataggttggtgggcttaaaaccacccatgatgtcaacgaGCCTGTATATCTTATAATAACATGTTTCATTCATTTCGTACCATTTTCATGTCATGACATAGCACCTCTCTTGAACATTCATGATCTTTCATATCtaatacataacaatgatatatgatggtgatatgttttcatcaataaacatattaacaaagtacatataacaataatcaatagaaaatatttgaaactcataataTAACTGTTTGACTCGAAAATTACAGGGCGTGCCAGGCACGTGATCGAGAGCCCGAATTCAGTatacgtataacccatgcatttattaaattgttaaataatttatttaagttgGAAATGGTTTTTTTAGAGATGCATAACTTATGAAACtgcattatttcaaattattatgtttatgtgatgcacgttaaaagtTTTCtagagtttcatgtttcaggtgattATTCAATGCGagatcgaggagaagagaccgatgacgattttgacaattttaaaatgtggcaaattatttttaagtttagaTTGGGAGCATTtgatttataagttttagtattttaaaagtctaaattatttatttaattgattttagaattttaaaacttttaaagttatgacacttgtgcaagttattttaaatttagagattttattataattaggggagggttagtatttttaattagctgttaattattaattaagcaaaactTTTCCCCTAATTAC is a window encoding:
- the LOC142527097 gene encoding putative CCR4-associated factor 1 homolog 7 produces the protein MDETSELPKTDSIQIREVWNDNLESEFTLIRDIVDDYPYIAMDTEFPGVVLRPVGNFKRINEYNYQTLKDNVDMLKLIQLGLTFSDKDGNLPTCGTGTSCIWQFNFCEFKVSEDVFANDSIELLRQSGIDFKKNNEMGVDVNRFSELLMSSGIVLNDNVHWVTFHSGYDFGYLLKLLTCRSLPETQAGFFELLNIYFPVVYDIKHLMKFCNSLHGGLNKLAELLEIERFGICHQAGSDSLLTSRAFKKLKDNFFNGSTERYGGVLYGLDSEDESKK